One Gloeothece verrucosa PCC 7822 DNA window includes the following coding sequences:
- a CDS encoding phosphoribosylanthranilate isomerase: protein MRVKICGITKPEQAAAITAKGANTLGFICVESSPRYVTPHQLGAIIEQLPPQVDKIGVFVNAATTEITTLVAQTGLTGVQLHGEESPDFCLQLKEALPDIELIKALRVKSAEFLEEATPYFSSVNTLLLDAYHPQLFGGTGTTLDWESLALFSPPIPWLLAGGLKPDNLIYALSQLSPQGIDLSSGVERAPGDKDLDKVSQLFQQLQIWKANQP, encoded by the coding sequence ATGAGAGTTAAAATTTGTGGCATTACCAAGCCAGAACAAGCCGCAGCCATTACGGCTAAGGGAGCAAACACACTAGGATTTATCTGTGTTGAGTCATCTCCTCGTTATGTTACCCCTCATCAACTAGGAGCAATCATAGAACAATTGCCGCCTCAAGTGGATAAAATCGGTGTGTTTGTGAATGCCGCCACTACTGAAATTACGACCCTTGTGGCTCAAACCGGTTTAACCGGAGTTCAGTTACACGGTGAAGAATCTCCCGATTTTTGTCTTCAATTAAAAGAGGCTCTTCCCGATATTGAACTTATTAAAGCTTTAAGAGTTAAATCTGCCGAATTTTTAGAGGAAGCTACCCCTTACTTCTCATCAGTTAATACTCTACTGTTAGATGCCTATCATCCTCAATTATTTGGCGGCACCGGCACAACCCTAGACTGGGAAAGTTTAGCACTATTTTCTCCTCCTATACCTTGGTTATTAGCCGGAGGACTCAAACCGGATAATCTCATTTATGCTCTCTCTCAATTATCTCCCCAAGGAATTGATTTATCTAGTGGTGTAGAACGAGCGCCAGGGGATAAAGATTTAGACAAAGTTTCTCAATTATTTCAACAACTTCAGATTTGGAAAGCTAATCAACCCTAA